In bacterium, a single window of DNA contains:
- a CDS encoding copper resistance protein CopD, giving the protein MSLYYLNVTLHVLAAFLWLGGMFFLAAVGAPVLRKVEPPALRAELFGKIGTQFRLVGWIAIAILILTGVGNLYFRGMLRWELLTDGAFWATRYGHTLAAKLGTVLAMVLLSVVHDFVVGPLSTRVRPGTPEAIRLRRRAALLARINAVIGIILVAIAVRLARGG; this is encoded by the coding sequence GTGTCGCTGTACTACCTGAACGTCACGCTGCACGTGCTGGCCGCCTTTCTCTGGCTCGGCGGCATGTTCTTCCTCGCCGCCGTCGGCGCGCCCGTGCTCCGCAAGGTCGAGCCGCCTGCGCTGCGCGCGGAGCTGTTCGGCAAGATCGGCACGCAGTTCCGACTCGTCGGCTGGATCGCCATCGCCATCCTGATCCTGACCGGCGTCGGCAACCTCTACTTCCGTGGCATGCTCCGCTGGGAGCTGCTCACCGACGGCGCGTTCTGGGCGACGCGGTACGGCCACACGCTCGCAGCGAAGCTGGGCACCGTCCTGGCCATGGTGCTGCTCAGCGTGGTGCACGACTTCGTCGTCGGCCCGCTCTCTACGCGCGTCCGACCCGGCACGCCCGAGGCGATCCGGCTGCGGCGCAGGGCCGCGCTGCTCGCGCGCATCAACGCGGTGATCGGGATCATCCTGGTCGCGATCGCGGTGCGGCTGGCGCGAGGCGGGTGA
- a CDS encoding NAD-dependent dehydratase codes for MQTILGAGGVIGRELARALRAFTDQIRLVSRSPRPVHPTDETHAADLLDAAATDRAVAGSDVAYLVVGLKYDTEVWREQWPRIMRNVIDACKRHGTRLVFLDNVYAYGRVDGVMTEDAPFNPCSRKGEVRAEIATMLLDEMRAGELQAMIVRSADFYGPGAHTSVTDYVVFQRLEAGKTPQWIGNPKAVHTFTYTPDVGRALAVLGQSVDAYGETWHAPTSPEPLTGEGFVRLACELAGRPYRLQVAPRWLLRVMGVFNPVLRENDEMMYQFECDYRFDSSRVREAFGLEATPYRDGIAATLQAAGAE; via the coding sequence ATGCAGACCATCCTCGGCGCGGGCGGCGTCATTGGCCGCGAGCTCGCACGCGCGCTCCGCGCCTTCACCGACCAGATCCGCCTGGTCAGCCGGTCGCCACGCCCGGTCCACCCAACGGACGAGACGCATGCCGCCGATCTGCTGGACGCCGCTGCGACGGACCGGGCCGTCGCCGGCAGCGACGTCGCGTACCTCGTCGTGGGCTTGAAGTACGATACGGAAGTGTGGCGCGAGCAGTGGCCGCGCATCATGCGCAACGTCATCGACGCGTGTAAGCGTCATGGCACGCGCCTGGTGTTCCTCGACAACGTTTATGCGTACGGGCGGGTCGACGGCGTCATGACGGAGGACGCGCCGTTCAACCCGTGCAGCCGGAAGGGCGAGGTGCGTGCGGAGATCGCGACGATGCTCCTCGACGAGATGCGCGCGGGTGAGCTCCAGGCGATGATCGTGCGCAGCGCCGACTTCTACGGCCCGGGCGCGCACACCAGCGTCACCGACTACGTCGTCTTCCAACGGCTGGAGGCCGGGAAGACGCCGCAGTGGATCGGCAACCCGAAGGCGGTGCACACGTTCACCTACACACCGGACGTCGGCCGCGCGCTGGCCGTGTTGGGGCAGTCTGTCGACGCGTACGGGGAGACCTGGCATGCGCCAACGAGCCCCGAGCCGCTGACGGGCGAAGGCTTCGTTCGTCTGGCCTGCGAGCTGGCCGGCCGGCCGTATCGCCTGCAGGTCGCGCCGCGCTGGCTGCTTCGCGTGATGGGCGTCTTCAACCCGGTGCTGCGCGAGAACGACGAGATGATGTACCAGTTCGAGTGCGACTACCGCTTCGACAGCAGCAGGGTGAGGGAGGCGTTCGGGCTGGAGGCGACGCCGTACCGGGACGGCATCGCGGCGACGCTCCAGGCTGCCGGCGCCGAATAA
- a CDS encoding copper-binding protein, producing MRLGAPGLPVFAATVVLVGGIAAGCRAGQARAPELHVVETERFVFRPDTLRVEVGDTVAWLNRDLVPHTATDGAGAWDSGIIGTAAEWRLVPAAPGVHRYGCALHPTMEAVLIVEE from the coding sequence GTGCGCCTCGGTGCGCCGGGCCTGCCCGTGTTCGCGGCGACGGTGGTCCTTGTCGGCGGCATCGCGGCGGGTTGCCGGGCAGGCCAGGCCCGCGCGCCGGAGCTGCACGTCGTCGAGACCGAGCGGTTCGTGTTCCGTCCGGACACCCTGCGGGTGGAGGTGGGCGACACGGTGGCGTGGCTCAACCGCGACCTGGTCCCGCACACGGCGACGGACGGCGCAGGGGCGTGGGATTCCGGCATCATCGGCACGGCTGCCGAGTGGCGGCTGGTGCCCGCCGCGCCGGGCGTGCACCGCTACGGGTGTGCGCTGCACCCCACGATGGAGGCGGTCCTGATCGTGGAGGAGTGA
- a CDS encoding transcription elongation factor GreA, which translates to MLEQIKARLSEELERLGHELNVVLPAVIRKAVELGDLSENAEYQSALDRQRFVQARIHQITQRMSELSRIDVKHLPVDRVGFGSRVRLKDLATGEEVEYTLVTGDFIDLDAGHISMASPLGQALLGRAVGDEVPVRLPAGERRFAVLELVTLHDMVS; encoded by the coding sequence ATGCTGGAACAGATCAAGGCGCGGCTCTCCGAAGAGCTGGAGCGCCTCGGCCATGAGCTCAACGTCGTCCTGCCGGCCGTCATCCGGAAAGCGGTGGAGCTGGGAGACCTCAGCGAGAACGCCGAGTACCAGTCCGCGCTGGATCGGCAACGTTTCGTCCAGGCCCGCATCCACCAGATCACGCAGCGCATGAGCGAGCTCTCGCGGATCGATGTGAAGCACCTCCCGGTGGACCGGGTCGGCTTCGGATCCCGCGTCCGGCTGAAGGACCTCGCCACGGGCGAAGAGGTCGAATACACCCTCGTGACTGGCGACTTCATCGACCTCGACGCCGGCCACATCTCCATGGCGTCGCCGCTCGGCCAGGCGTTGCTCGGCCGTGCCGTCGGCGACGAAGTCCCCGTGCGTCTGCCGGCCGGCGAGCGGCGGTTCGCGGTGCTGGAGCTCGTCACCCTCCACGACATGGTCTCCTAG
- the ppk1 gene encoding polyphosphate kinase 1, with amino-acid sequence MGMLGERILRFEVPSGEILEWLLGEPLPPGFHEERIELDLFRALYYDTPGHDLERRGATVCLSIHQDGTHLLGVDVRERATGGVVRRRRAEARVPDLAPSDLFAHACEPTRVVRALCDPSLLDIVLELGVTRRLRVARADGDAPAPVHIAYDIATVRRGDTSGELYEVEIRMPEAPPGRFEGLVRTFEEGYGLRPLLGDLASRARELVSALEGEELARRLHAAREVAVVAYHNGRIALCRSGGEGLRVPTGPGSGRDACHRVLRGWLGGVRGRVRILGTSPGDSQRPALEVWLAEGIEPDAIGGGQCTWLSLEHVLQAAGSPQLRDARTLAALEVVLRSDLPAHAVTIPTPATGAASEPLDLAAYAPESDDDADVLAPKEARPELLLNRELCRLAFDERILVMVEDRSIPLLERVRFLAIFGARQDDFFMTRVAESKEQVAAGVTRRTPDGLTPAEQLEVIRIRARQVARRAYRVLTTSLLPDLARENLRVVRWNELDDAERTLLGERHWARIEALITPFVADPSHPFPHIRNLRPAIAAIVRLPESRLDRFVAIELPGELPRFVPLPDGRRYVPLEELILGGLPRLYPGLEVVRAHTFRVTRSATSRLPADEVGDVMAAVEDEIATRPFRQAVRLEVEEAMPEEMRRHLLRELRFEAPESLSTLGEADIYAVPWLVDLAGLSEIAALDAPELKYPPLERSSPFAPDRSIFDQIRERSRLIAFPDHSFDATVGRFLAEAADDPDVVGIKTTLYRTDPDSEIVRALARARAAGKDAFALVELKASFDERRNVEWARSLDAAGVHVVFSPSRYKVHAKIALVLRNEPDGIRRYIYLGTGNLNASTAAAYTDVGILTADPGLGEELNAVFGLLTGYSASARLDRLLVSPFQMRRRFLELIEREIEHARAGRGGHIRAQMNGLSDRRIVAALYRASQAGVRIELAVREICRLRPGLPGISENIRVVSLLGRLLQHSRIFYFGNAGDPEYYIGSADWRPRNLLRRVEVVTPVDDPEHRAALDRMLTTVLEHPEAWELRADGAYVRGNEVIGGIGTAGAIPFDPPVGAGAGPRHPPRDWNHRPPPG; translated from the coding sequence ATGGGGATGCTCGGCGAGCGGATCCTCCGTTTCGAGGTCCCGAGTGGCGAGATCCTCGAATGGCTGCTCGGCGAGCCGCTGCCGCCGGGGTTCCACGAGGAGCGTATCGAGCTGGACCTCTTCCGCGCGCTCTACTACGACACGCCCGGCCACGACCTCGAGCGGCGCGGCGCGACCGTCTGCCTGTCGATCCATCAGGACGGCACGCACCTCCTCGGCGTGGATGTTCGGGAAAGGGCGACGGGGGGCGTGGTCCGGCGGCGTCGCGCCGAGGCCAGGGTGCCGGATCTCGCTCCATCCGATCTGTTCGCCCACGCGTGTGAGCCGACGCGCGTGGTCCGCGCACTCTGCGATCCATCGCTGCTCGACATCGTCCTCGAGCTCGGCGTGACGCGGCGGCTGCGGGTCGCGCGCGCGGATGGCGACGCGCCGGCGCCCGTACACATCGCGTACGACATCGCCACCGTGCGCCGCGGCGACACCTCCGGCGAGCTGTACGAGGTCGAGATCCGGATGCCGGAGGCGCCGCCGGGCCGTTTCGAAGGGCTGGTCCGGACGTTCGAGGAGGGGTACGGCCTGCGGCCGCTGCTGGGCGACCTGGCGAGTCGCGCCCGCGAGCTCGTTTCGGCGCTGGAGGGCGAGGAGCTGGCCAGGCGGCTCCACGCCGCGCGAGAGGTCGCCGTCGTCGCCTACCACAACGGGCGCATCGCGCTGTGCCGCTCCGGCGGCGAAGGGCTGCGCGTCCCCACCGGGCCCGGTTCCGGACGCGACGCCTGCCACCGCGTGCTGCGCGGCTGGCTCGGCGGCGTGCGCGGCCGGGTCCGCATCCTCGGCACCAGCCCGGGGGACAGCCAGCGCCCCGCGCTCGAGGTCTGGCTCGCCGAGGGCATCGAGCCCGACGCGATCGGGGGCGGCCAATGCACGTGGCTCTCCCTCGAACACGTGCTCCAGGCGGCGGGCTCGCCGCAACTCCGGGACGCACGCACGCTCGCTGCCCTCGAGGTAGTCCTGCGCTCCGACCTGCCGGCCCACGCCGTGACGATCCCGACGCCGGCGACCGGAGCGGCCTCGGAGCCGCTGGACCTCGCCGCATACGCGCCCGAGAGCGACGACGACGCGGACGTGCTCGCGCCCAAGGAGGCACGCCCCGAGCTCCTCCTCAACCGCGAGCTCTGCCGCCTCGCCTTCGATGAGCGCATCCTCGTCATGGTCGAGGACCGGAGCATCCCCCTGCTCGAGCGCGTCCGGTTCCTCGCCATCTTCGGCGCGCGTCAGGACGACTTCTTCATGACGCGCGTCGCGGAATCCAAGGAGCAGGTCGCCGCCGGCGTCACCCGCCGCACGCCGGATGGCCTGACTCCGGCAGAACAGCTCGAGGTCATCCGCATCCGTGCGCGCCAGGTCGCGCGACGCGCGTATCGCGTGCTGACGACGTCGCTGCTGCCCGACCTCGCGCGCGAGAACCTTCGCGTGGTCCGCTGGAACGAGCTCGACGACGCCGAGCGCACGCTCCTCGGCGAGCGTCACTGGGCGCGCATCGAGGCGCTGATCACGCCGTTCGTCGCGGACCCCAGCCACCCGTTCCCGCACATCCGCAACCTCAGGCCCGCCATCGCCGCGATCGTGCGGCTGCCGGAGAGCCGGCTCGACCGCTTCGTCGCCATCGAGCTGCCCGGCGAGCTGCCACGCTTCGTTCCGCTCCCGGACGGCCGCCGCTACGTGCCGCTGGAGGAGCTGATCCTCGGCGGCTTGCCGCGCCTGTACCCCGGGCTCGAGGTCGTGCGAGCCCACACGTTCCGCGTGACGCGCAGCGCCACGAGCCGCCTGCCCGCCGACGAGGTGGGCGACGTGATGGCCGCCGTCGAGGACGAGATCGCGACGCGCCCGTTCCGCCAGGCCGTCCGCCTCGAGGTCGAGGAGGCGATGCCGGAGGAGATGCGCCGCCATCTCCTCCGCGAGCTCCGCTTCGAGGCGCCCGAGTCGCTCAGCACGCTGGGCGAAGCCGACATCTACGCCGTTCCCTGGCTCGTGGACCTCGCCGGGCTGTCGGAGATCGCGGCGCTCGATGCACCGGAGCTCAAGTACCCGCCGTTGGAGCGCAGCTCGCCGTTCGCGCCGGACCGGTCCATCTTCGACCAGATCCGTGAACGCAGCCGGTTGATCGCGTTCCCCGACCACTCCTTCGACGCGACCGTCGGCCGCTTCCTCGCCGAGGCCGCAGACGATCCGGACGTCGTCGGCATCAAGACCACACTCTACCGCACGGACCCGGACTCCGAGATCGTGCGGGCGCTCGCACGCGCCCGCGCGGCCGGCAAGGACGCGTTCGCGCTGGTCGAGCTCAAGGCCAGCTTCGACGAGCGCCGTAACGTCGAGTGGGCCCGCTCGCTGGACGCCGCCGGCGTGCACGTCGTCTTCAGCCCTTCGCGCTACAAGGTCCACGCGAAGATCGCGCTCGTGCTCCGCAACGAGCCGGACGGCATCCGCCGCTACATCTACCTCGGCACGGGAAACCTCAACGCGAGCACGGCTGCCGCCTACACCGACGTCGGCATCCTCACCGCCGACCCGGGGCTGGGCGAGGAGTTGAACGCGGTGTTCGGTCTGCTGACCGGCTACTCGGCCTCGGCCCGACTCGACCGGCTCCTCGTCTCGCCGTTCCAGATGCGACGCCGTTTCCTGGAGCTGATCGAGCGCGAGATCGAGCACGCACGCGCAGGTCGCGGTGGGCACATCCGTGCGCAGATGAACGGCCTGTCGGACCGGAGGATCGTCGCGGCGCTGTACCGCGCCTCACAGGCGGGCGTGCGCATCGAGCTGGCCGTCCGCGAGATCTGCCGCTTGCGGCCGGGGCTGCCCGGCATCTCGGAGAACATCCGCGTCGTCAGTCTGCTCGGCCGCCTGCTCCAGCACAGCCGCATCTTCTACTTCGGGAACGCCGGCGATCCGGAATACTACATCGGCTCGGCGGACTGGCGGCCGCGCAACCTGCTGCGCCGCGTCGAGGTCGTCACACCGGTGGACGATCCCGAACACCGCGCCGCGCTGGACCGCATGCTCACGACCGTCCTCGAGCACCCCGAGGCCTGGGAGCTGCGCGCCGACGGCGCCTACGTGCGCGGGAACGAGGTGATCGGCGGGATCGGCACGGCTGGCGCGATCCCGTTCGACCCGCCGGTCGGAGCGGGCGCCGGCCCGCGTCATCCGCCGAGGGACTGGAACCATCGGCCTCCTCCGGGTTAG